One Pantoea eucalypti genomic region harbors:
- the cpoB gene encoding cell division protein CpoB, whose protein sequence is MVSNFRRHLLSLSLLIGVAAPWAANAQASISSVGSGSVEDRVTTLERISNAQAQLMQQLQQQMSDNQRDIDALRGQIQQNTYQLNQVVERQKQLYQQIDTLSSASSNGGQQAAGSDAAADTGAAATAGAAASTESAPAQTGDANSDYNAAVALILEKKQYDQAISALQAWVKRYPDSTYQPNANYWLGQLNYNKGKKDDAAYYYATVVKNYPKSPKAAEALLKVGVIMQEKKDTAKAKAVFQQVIKLYPDTESAKQAQKRLSGL, encoded by the coding sequence ATGGTTAGTAACTTCAGACGTCATCTGTTGAGTCTGTCGTTACTGATTGGCGTAGCGGCCCCCTGGGCCGCTAATGCCCAAGCGTCAATCAGTAGCGTTGGCTCCGGCTCGGTCGAAGACCGTGTCACCACTCTTGAACGAATCTCTAATGCCCAGGCACAGCTGATGCAGCAATTGCAGCAGCAGATGAGCGATAACCAGCGTGATATTGATGCGCTGCGTGGGCAAATCCAGCAAAACACGTATCAGTTGAATCAGGTGGTTGAGCGGCAGAAGCAGCTTTACCAGCAGATTGACACGCTGAGCAGCGCCAGCAGCAACGGCGGGCAACAGGCAGCCGGCAGCGATGCCGCAGCAGATACAGGCGCAGCAGCAACCGCAGGCGCGGCAGCATCAACGGAGAGCGCACCTGCGCAGACCGGCGATGCGAACAGCGATTACAATGCGGCTGTGGCGCTGATTCTGGAGAAGAAACAGTATGACCAGGCGATCAGCGCGCTTCAGGCGTGGGTAAAACGTTACCCTGATTCGACCTATCAGCCGAATGCGAATTACTGGCTGGGTCAGCTGAACTACAACAAAGGCAAAAAGGACGACGCGGCGTATTATTACGCCACGGTAGTGAAAAACTATCCGAAGTCGCCGAAAGCTGCAGAAGCGTTGTTGAAAGTGGGTGTGATCATGCAGGAGAAAAAAGACACGGCGAAAGCCAAAGCGGTCTTCCAGCAGGTGATCAAACTTTATCCAGACACTGAATCTGCTAAACAAGCTCAGAAACGTCTGAGCGGTCTGTAA
- the cydB gene encoding cytochrome d ubiquinol oxidase subunit II: MFDYEVLRFVWWLLIGVLLIGFAVADGFDMGVGMLTRILGRTDTERRIMINSIAPHWDGNQVWLITAGGALFAAWPMVYAAAFSGFYVAMILVLASLFFRPVGFDYRSKIEDNRWRGAWDWGIFIGSFVPPLVIGVAFGNLLQGVPFHADEYLRLFYTGNFFQLLNPFGLLAGVVSVAMILAQGATYLQMRTTGELHLRSRTAAQLAALVMMVCFILAGVWVKYGIDGYVVTSTMDHFAASNPLGKTVVREVGAWMVNFQNHPVLWLFPLLGVVLPLLTILCSRVEKGAWAFLFSSLTLACVIMTAGIAMFPFIMPSSTVPGTSLTMWDATSSLLTLQTMTVAAAIFVPIILIYTTWCYWKMFGRITKEHIESNSHSLY; this comes from the coding sequence ATGTTTGATTATGAAGTTCTGCGCTTTGTCTGGTGGCTGTTGATTGGCGTGCTGCTAATCGGCTTTGCTGTCGCAGATGGTTTTGATATGGGCGTCGGCATGCTGACGCGCATTCTGGGTCGCACCGATACTGAGCGTCGCATTATGATTAACAGTATCGCCCCGCACTGGGACGGCAACCAGGTCTGGCTTATCACTGCCGGTGGCGCACTGTTTGCCGCCTGGCCGATGGTCTATGCGGCGGCCTTTTCTGGCTTCTACGTGGCCATGATTCTGGTGCTCGCCTCGCTGTTCTTCCGTCCGGTTGGCTTCGATTACCGCTCGAAGATTGAAGACAACCGCTGGCGCGGTGCCTGGGACTGGGGCATCTTCATCGGCAGCTTCGTGCCGCCGCTGGTCATTGGCGTGGCGTTTGGCAACCTGTTACAGGGCGTGCCGTTCCATGCCGATGAGTATCTGCGTCTGTTCTACACCGGCAACTTCTTCCAGCTGCTGAATCCGTTTGGCCTGCTGGCTGGTGTGGTCAGCGTAGCGATGATTCTGGCACAGGGCGCAACCTATCTGCAGATGCGCACCACGGGCGAACTGCATCTGCGTTCACGCACCGCAGCACAACTTGCCGCCCTGGTGATGATGGTCTGCTTCATCCTGGCCGGTGTCTGGGTGAAATATGGTATTGATGGCTATGTGGTGACCAGCACGATGGATCACTTTGCTGCCTCTAACCCACTGGGTAAAACGGTAGTGCGTGAGGTAGGTGCCTGGATGGTCAACTTCCAGAACCATCCTGTGCTGTGGCTGTTCCCGCTGCTGGGCGTGGTGTTGCCGCTGCTGACCATACTTTGCTCGAGGGTTGAGAAGGGCGCCTGGGCATTCCTGTTCTCTTCACTGACGCTGGCCTGCGTCATCATGACCGCCGGCATTGCGATGTTCCCGTTCATCATGCCATCCAGCACCGTGCCGGGTACCAGCCTGACGATGTGGGATGCAACGTCCAGCCTGCTGACGCTGCAAACGATGACCGTTGCCGCCGCTATCTTTGTTCCAATCATTCTGATTTACACCACCTGGTGTTACTGGAAGATGTTTGGTCGTATTACCAAAGAGCATATTGAAAGCAACAGTCACTCACTCTATTAA
- the tolR gene encoding colicin uptake protein TolR: MARVRGRKRRDLKSEINIVPLLDVLLVLLLIFMATAPIITQSVEVDLPDATDSKTVSSDDNPPVIVEVAGVGQYSLVVDHDRMDQLPPEQVISEAQRRLEANPKTVFLIGGAKEVPYDEIIKALNLLHQAGVKSVGLMTQPI, from the coding sequence ATGGCCAGAGTACGTGGTCGCAAACGCCGCGACCTGAAGTCGGAAATCAACATCGTTCCGCTACTGGACGTCCTGTTGGTGCTGCTGCTGATCTTCATGGCAACGGCACCCATTATTACCCAGAGCGTGGAAGTGGATCTGCCTGATGCGACCGACTCTAAAACCGTTTCCAGCGATGATAATCCGCCGGTAATTGTTGAAGTGGCGGGCGTGGGGCAGTACAGCCTGGTCGTGGATCACGATCGAATGGATCAGCTCCCCCCCGAGCAGGTGATCAGCGAAGCGCAGCGTCGACTGGAAGCAAATCCTAAGACGGTGTTTTTGATTGGGGGCGCGAAAGAAGTGCCTTACGATGAAATCATTAAAGCGCTCAACCTGCTGCACCAGGCGGGTGTTAAATCTGTCGGTTTGATGACGCAGCCGATTTAA
- the cydX gene encoding cytochrome bd-I oxidase subunit CydX, translating into MWYFAWILGTLLACAFGIVTALAIEHVEAQDEPH; encoded by the coding sequence ATGTGGTATTTTGCCTGGATTCTCGGCACGTTGCTGGCCTGTGCCTTTGGTATCGTGACCGCGCTGGCGATTGAACACGTTGAAGCGCAGGATGAGCCTCACTGA
- the ybgC gene encoding tol-pal system-associated acyl-CoA thioesterase: MSTTLFRWPVRVYYEDTDAGGVVYHASYIAFYERARTEMLRQHHFNQQMLLEQQIAFVVRRITVDYLAAARLDDLLEIQSEVTSMTRATMTFTQRIVNTEGKVLNEAEVLIACINPHLMKPIALPKSIVAEFKQ; the protein is encoded by the coding sequence GTGAGTACAACGCTGTTTCGCTGGCCGGTTCGGGTCTACTACGAAGATACTGATGCCGGTGGTGTGGTTTATCACGCCAGCTATATCGCTTTTTATGAACGAGCACGTACCGAAATGTTGCGACAGCACCATTTCAATCAGCAGATGCTGTTAGAACAGCAGATCGCTTTTGTGGTACGGCGCATCACGGTGGACTATCTTGCAGCGGCGCGTCTTGATGACCTTCTGGAGATCCAGAGCGAGGTCACCTCAATGACTCGGGCTACCATGACGTTCACTCAGCGTATCGTGAATACTGAAGGCAAAGTGCTCAATGAGGCAGAGGTCCTGATTGCCTGCATTAACCCTCATCTAATGAAGCCGATTGCGCTTCCCAAGTCTATTGTCGCGGAGTTCAAGCAGTGA
- the pal gene encoding peptidoglycan-associated lipoprotein Pal, whose translation MQLNKVLKGLMLALPVLAVAACSSHKNNNNDQTGMGADGAYGANSGMNGNGGNMSSDEQARLQMQQLQQNNIVYFGLDKYDVQSDYAQMLDQHATFLRSNPSYKVTIEGHADERGTPEYNIALGERRANAVKMYLQGKGVSADQMSIVSYGKEKPAVLGHDEAAYSKNRRAVLVY comes from the coding sequence ATGCAACTGAACAAAGTGCTGAAGGGTTTGATGCTGGCTCTGCCGGTTCTGGCAGTAGCGGCTTGTAGCTCACACAAAAACAACAACAATGACCAGACTGGCATGGGTGCTGATGGCGCTTACGGTGCAAATTCTGGCATGAACGGCAACGGCGGCAACATGTCTTCTGACGAGCAGGCTCGTCTGCAGATGCAGCAGCTGCAGCAGAACAACATCGTGTACTTCGGTCTGGACAAATATGACGTTCAGTCTGATTACGCACAGATGCTGGATCAGCACGCAACTTTCCTGCGCAGCAACCCATCATACAAAGTGACCATCGAAGGTCATGCGGATGAGCGCGGTACGCCGGAATACAACATCGCCCTGGGCGAACGTCGTGCTAACGCCGTTAAGATGTACCTGCAGGGTAAAGGCGTGTCGGCTGATCAGATGTCTATCGTTTCTTACGGTAAAGAGAAGCCAGCCGTTCTGGGTCATGACGAAGCAGCGTATTCTAAAAACCGTCGTGCCGTTCTGGTCTACTAA
- the tolB gene encoding Tol-Pal system beta propeller repeat protein TolB, producing MKQALRVTLGFFILLWAAMLHAEVRIEITQGVNTARPIGVVPFKWAGSGAAPEDVGGIVAADLRNSGKFNPLDRSRLPQQPTSAQEVQPAAWSALGIDAVVVGQVASNPDGSYQVSYQLVDTGGAPGTVLAQNSYKVTKQWLRYAAHTASDETFQKLTGIKGAFRTRIAYVVQTNGGQFPYELRVADYDGYNQFVVHRSPQPLMSPAWSPDGSKVAYVTFESGKSALVVQTLSNGAIRQVASYPRHNGAPAFSPDGSKLAFALSKTGSLNLYVMDLASGQTRQVTDGRYNSTEPTWFPDSQTLAYTSDQAGAPQIYKVGINGGTPQRITWEGGQNQDADVATDGKSMVMISTNGGAQHVAKQDLETGAVQTLTDTFLDETPSLAPNGTMVIYSSTQGMGSVLQLVSTDGRFKARLPATDGQVKFPAWSPYL from the coding sequence ATGAAGCAAGCTCTTCGCGTTACGTTAGGCTTTTTTATCCTGCTGTGGGCAGCCATGCTGCATGCAGAAGTTCGAATTGAGATCACCCAGGGTGTGAATACCGCGCGCCCGATTGGCGTGGTGCCGTTTAAATGGGCCGGTTCTGGTGCAGCGCCGGAAGATGTCGGCGGCATCGTGGCGGCTGACCTGCGCAACAGTGGCAAATTCAATCCACTGGATCGCTCACGTCTGCCACAGCAGCCAACCAGTGCGCAGGAAGTGCAGCCTGCCGCCTGGAGCGCACTCGGCATCGACGCCGTTGTCGTCGGTCAGGTCGCGTCTAACCCGGATGGCAGCTATCAGGTTTCTTACCAGCTGGTTGACACCGGCGGTGCGCCGGGTACAGTGCTGGCACAGAACTCATATAAAGTGACAAAGCAGTGGCTGCGCTATGCCGCTCACACTGCCAGTGACGAAACGTTCCAGAAGCTGACAGGCATTAAGGGCGCTTTCCGCACCCGCATCGCCTATGTCGTGCAGACCAACGGTGGTCAGTTCCCTTATGAACTGCGCGTCGCTGACTACGATGGCTATAACCAGTTCGTCGTACATCGTTCACCACAGCCACTGATGTCGCCAGCCTGGTCTCCGGATGGCAGCAAAGTGGCCTACGTGACCTTTGAAAGCGGCAAGTCCGCGCTGGTGGTCCAGACGCTCTCTAACGGTGCCATCCGTCAGGTTGCCTCATATCCGCGTCACAACGGTGCTCCGGCATTCTCGCCAGATGGTTCTAAGCTCGCTTTCGCACTCTCTAAAACCGGTAGCCTGAACCTCTATGTGATGGATCTGGCGTCAGGTCAGACGCGTCAGGTGACGGATGGTCGTTATAACAGTACTGAACCGACCTGGTTCCCGGACAGCCAGACTCTGGCTTATACCTCCGATCAGGCGGGTGCCCCTCAGATCTATAAAGTCGGTATTAATGGCGGCACGCCACAGCGTATTACCTGGGAAGGCGGTCAGAACCAGGATGCGGATGTGGCAACAGATGGTAAATCTATGGTGATGATTAGCACCAACGGTGGTGCTCAACACGTCGCCAAACAGGATCTGGAAACGGGAGCCGTTCAAACGTTAACGGACACGTTCCTGGATGAAACGCCGAGCCTGGCACCAAATGGCACAATGGTAATCTACAGCTCTACTCAGGGTATGGGTTCCGTGTTGCAGTTGGTTTCAACCGACGGCCGTTTCAAAGCGCGTCTTCCGGCAACTGATGGACAGGTAAAATTTCCTGCCTGGTCGCCGTATCTGTAA
- a CDS encoding methylated-DNA--[protein]-cysteine S-methyltransferase: MYYFKQIVTPVGELKLVASDIGLAGILWENDDPKRTRFLPQTRNDDHPILIETARQLSEYFTGARRCFALPFDMAGTDFQKKVWQALVAIPFGETRSYSQIAREIGHPQAVRAVGAANGRNPLSIVAPCHRVIGANGKLTGFAGGLETKAFLLALEAPQKTLVLADETQPGRVGAVMQAE, translated from the coding sequence ATGTACTACTTCAAACAGATAGTTACCCCGGTGGGCGAGCTGAAGCTGGTCGCCAGCGATATCGGCCTGGCGGGGATTTTGTGGGAAAACGACGATCCAAAACGCACCCGGTTTTTACCTCAAACGCGCAATGACGATCATCCCATTCTGATCGAAACCGCGCGTCAGCTCAGCGAGTACTTTACCGGTGCGCGACGCTGTTTTGCGTTGCCGTTCGACATGGCCGGCACCGACTTTCAGAAAAAAGTCTGGCAGGCGCTGGTGGCGATACCGTTTGGTGAGACGCGCAGCTACAGCCAGATTGCACGGGAGATCGGCCATCCACAGGCGGTGCGCGCGGTCGGCGCGGCCAACGGCCGTAATCCACTTTCCATTGTCGCACCGTGCCATCGCGTGATCGGTGCCAACGGCAAGCTGACCGGCTTTGCGGGCGGCCTGGAGACCAAAGCTTTCCTGCTGGCACTGGAAGCGCCGCAGAAAACGCTGGTGCTGGCAGATGAAACGCAGCCGGGCAGGGTCGGTGCTGTAATGCAGGCAGAGTAA
- the nadA gene encoding quinolinate synthase NadA, which produces MSVMFDPESAVYPFPPKPARLSDDEKTFYREKIKALLKARNAVMVAHYYTDPEIQALAEETGGCVSDSLEMARFGSNHSATTLLVAGVRFMGETAKILSPEKTVLMPTLQAECSLDLGCPIEEFNAFCDAHPDRTVVVYANTSAAVKARADWVVTSSIAVELIEHLDSLGEKIIWAPDRHLGRYVTRMSGADVLCWQGACIVHDEFKTQALQRMKALYPDAAVLVHPESPQAIVELADAVGSTSQLIQAAKSLPHPQMIVATDRGIFYKMQQAVPDKELLEAPTAGEGATCRSCAHCPWMAMNGLKAIAEALESGGVEHEIQVDETLREAALLPLNRMLSFAAELKLNVKGNA; this is translated from the coding sequence ATGAGTGTAATGTTCGATCCTGAAAGCGCCGTTTATCCTTTTCCGCCGAAACCCGCCCGCCTGAGTGACGATGAGAAGACGTTTTACCGTGAGAAAATCAAAGCGCTGCTGAAAGCGCGAAACGCGGTGATGGTGGCGCACTATTACACCGATCCGGAAATTCAGGCGCTGGCGGAAGAGACAGGCGGCTGCGTCTCCGACTCGCTGGAGATGGCGCGTTTCGGCAGCAATCATTCGGCGACCACGCTGCTGGTGGCGGGCGTGCGCTTTATGGGTGAAACCGCCAAAATCCTCAGCCCCGAAAAAACCGTGCTGATGCCGACCCTGCAGGCGGAGTGTTCACTGGATCTCGGCTGTCCCATTGAAGAGTTTAACGCCTTCTGTGATGCGCATCCCGATCGCACCGTGGTGGTCTATGCCAATACCTCGGCGGCCGTCAAAGCCCGCGCCGACTGGGTGGTCACTTCCAGCATTGCGGTAGAGCTGATTGAGCATCTCGACAGTCTCGGCGAAAAGATCATCTGGGCACCGGATCGTCACCTTGGTCGCTATGTTACCCGGATGTCGGGTGCAGATGTGTTGTGCTGGCAGGGTGCCTGCATTGTGCATGACGAGTTCAAAACCCAGGCGCTGCAGCGCATGAAAGCGCTCTATCCCGATGCGGCGGTGCTGGTGCATCCTGAGTCACCGCAGGCGATTGTCGAACTGGCGGACGCGGTCGGCTCGACCAGCCAGCTGATTCAGGCGGCGAAATCCCTGCCGCATCCGCAGATGATTGTGGCGACCGACCGCGGCATCTTCTACAAAATGCAGCAGGCGGTGCCGGATAAAGAGCTGCTGGAAGCGCCGACCGCGGGTGAAGGGGCAACCTGCCGCAGCTGTGCGCACTGTCCCTGGATGGCAATGAACGGCCTTAAAGCCATCGCAGAGGCGCTGGAGTCGGGTGGGGTGGAACATGAGATTCAGGTGGATGAGACGCTGCGAGAGGCGGCGTTACTGCCGCTTAATCGCATGCTATCCTTTGCGGCGGAACTTAAACTCAATGTGAAGGGCAACGCTTAA
- the ybgE gene encoding cyd operon protein YbgE, translating into MRTPIRMLYDLMDKGPLRALSLLLALLAAGGVMWDPTRFANHAGQLPALQGLVLIWAVCSGVIHGTGFRPQQTRWQALFSPLPAMLVLFIALYRFYL; encoded by the coding sequence ATGCGTACGCCAATTCGGATGCTGTATGATCTGATGGATAAGGGCCCGTTACGGGCCCTTTCACTGCTGCTGGCGCTGCTGGCGGCTGGCGGCGTGATGTGGGACCCGACCCGCTTTGCTAACCACGCGGGACAGCTGCCCGCGCTGCAGGGTCTGGTGCTGATCTGGGCGGTCTGCAGTGGTGTGATTCACGGTACAGGCTTCCGGCCACAGCAAACCCGATGGCAGGCGCTGTTTAGCCCGTTACCCGCCATGCTGGTGTTATTTATCGCGCTTTACCGTTTTTACCTGTAA
- a CDS encoding AlkA N-terminal domain-containing protein — protein MLDPDIAYQALTSRDTRFDGVFFVGVTSTGIYCRPICPVKAPMQKNCLFFSSAEAAEKARFRPCLRCRPELAPGNAPVDQPHRVAEQLIQRIEEGMLEEREGLEAIAAEFSLSLRQLRRIVQHELGVSPLELKQTRRMLLAKQLLTETQLPVTEVAYASGFSSLRRFNDVFQARYRMTPSALRREDTGAKRAQPGDRVTLRLAYRPPYDWAAMLWFLQTHLMKEVEAVEDGCWRRTVALGRFRGWVSVSHLPQKNALQVTLSTSLTPVLPLLLRRLRDLFDLDAQPQRIAACLAQDPLLAPSLIAHPGLRVPGAFDAFELGVRAIIGQQVTVKAATTVSSRFAAAFGEPCETPFADLTRYTALPERIAALTVDDVAPMGIVSAARSRAIIAFATACASGDLRLSAAQPPDEVIKKLVSLPGIGPWTAHYIAMRALRWPDAFPKEDIAIRNNLGGMSSKEAEARSQSWRPWRSYAVMHIWESLAVAKVKKKP, from the coding sequence ATGCTCGATCCCGACATTGCCTATCAGGCGCTGACCTCACGTGATACCCGCTTCGACGGCGTTTTCTTTGTGGGCGTGACCTCAACCGGTATCTATTGCCGCCCAATTTGCCCGGTAAAAGCGCCGATGCAGAAAAACTGTCTTTTCTTCAGCAGCGCCGAGGCGGCGGAGAAAGCGCGTTTTCGCCCCTGCCTGCGCTGCCGGCCTGAGCTGGCTCCCGGCAATGCGCCTGTCGATCAGCCGCATCGCGTCGCGGAGCAGCTGATTCAGCGCATTGAGGAAGGCATGCTGGAGGAGCGCGAAGGTCTGGAGGCGATTGCCGCTGAGTTCAGTCTCAGCCTGCGTCAGCTGCGCCGTATCGTGCAACATGAACTCGGTGTCTCACCACTGGAGCTGAAGCAGACACGGCGAATGCTGTTGGCCAAGCAGTTGCTGACAGAAACGCAACTGCCGGTCACGGAGGTCGCCTACGCCAGTGGCTTCAGCAGTCTGCGCCGTTTTAATGATGTTTTCCAGGCTCGCTACCGCATGACGCCAAGCGCGCTGCGCCGCGAGGATACAGGCGCGAAGCGTGCGCAGCCCGGCGACCGCGTGACGCTGCGGCTGGCCTATCGCCCGCCCTACGACTGGGCGGCGATGCTCTGGTTTTTGCAGACACACCTGATGAAGGAAGTTGAGGCAGTGGAAGATGGCTGCTGGCGACGCACCGTGGCGCTGGGACGTTTTCGGGGCTGGGTCAGTGTGTCCCATCTGCCGCAGAAGAACGCGCTGCAGGTGACGCTCTCAACCTCACTGACGCCGGTTCTGCCGCTGCTGCTGCGCCGCCTGCGCGATCTGTTTGACCTGGACGCGCAGCCGCAGCGTATCGCCGCCTGTCTGGCTCAGGACCCGCTGCTGGCACCCAGCCTGATTGCACATCCTGGTCTGCGTGTGCCGGGCGCCTTCGACGCTTTTGAACTTGGCGTGCGCGCTATTATCGGCCAGCAGGTGACCGTCAAAGCCGCCACCACAGTCAGCAGCCGTTTTGCCGCCGCCTTTGGCGAGCCCTGTGAAACGCCCTTTGCCGACCTGACCCGTTACACCGCGCTTCCTGAACGCATCGCAGCGCTGACGGTGGATGACGTTGCGCCGATGGGCATCGTCAGCGCCGCCCGCTCCCGCGCCATCATCGCCTTTGCCACCGCCTGCGCCAGCGGCGATCTGCGTCTCAGTGCCGCGCAGCCGCCTGATGAGGTGATAAAAAAGCTGGTCAGCCTGCCGGGCATTGGTCCCTGGACCGCGCACTATATCGCGATGCGCGCCCTGCGCTGGCCGGATGCCTTTCCCAAAGAGGATATCGCCATCCGTAATAACCTGGGCGGCATGTCATCTAAAGAAGCAGAAGCGCGCTCGCAATCCTGGCGTCCCTGGCGCAGCTATGCGGTGATGCATATCTGGGAGAGCCTGGCAGTGGCGAAGGTGAAGAAAAAGCCGTGA
- the tolQ gene encoding Tol-Pal system protein TolQ encodes MTDMNILDLFLKASLLVKLIMLILIGFSIASWAIIIQRTRILNAAGREAEAFEDKFWSGIELSRLYQESQERREELGGSEQIFYSGFKEFARLHRANNHAPEAVIDGASRAMRISMNRELEALENHIPFLGTVGSISPYIGLFGTVWGIMHAFIALGAVKQATLQMVAPGIAEALIATAIGLFAAIPAVMAYNRLNQRVNKLEQGYDNFMEEFTAILHRQAFSSDSAK; translated from the coding sequence GTGACTGACATGAACATTCTTGATTTGTTCCTGAAGGCGAGCCTTCTGGTCAAACTTATCATGTTGATTTTGATCGGCTTTTCTATTGCCTCCTGGGCCATCATTATTCAGCGCACACGTATTCTGAATGCGGCGGGAAGAGAAGCTGAGGCATTTGAAGACAAATTCTGGTCCGGCATCGAACTCTCCCGACTGTATCAGGAGAGCCAGGAGCGTCGGGAAGAGCTGGGCGGCTCGGAGCAGATTTTCTACTCCGGCTTTAAAGAGTTCGCCCGACTGCACCGCGCTAACAATCATGCGCCGGAGGCGGTTATTGATGGTGCAAGCCGTGCGATGCGCATCTCAATGAACCGTGAGCTGGAAGCGCTGGAAAACCACATTCCGTTCCTCGGTACTGTCGGTTCAATCAGTCCCTATATCGGGCTGTTCGGTACTGTCTGGGGGATCATGCACGCCTTTATCGCGCTGGGCGCGGTGAAGCAGGCAACACTGCAGATGGTGGCACCGGGTATCGCTGAAGCATTGATTGCAACCGCAATCGGTCTGTTTGCGGCAATTCCGGCGGTAATGGCGTACAACCGTCTGAACCAGCGCGTCAACAAACTGGAGCAGGGCTACGACAACTTCATGGAAGAGTTCACTGCCATTCTGCATCGCCAGGCTTTCTCCAGCGATAGCGCTAAGTAA
- the tolA gene encoding cell envelope integrity protein TolA has product MSKATEQNEKLKRAIIISVILHIVLIALLIWSSFNEHVDPSSAGGGGSDIDAVMVDPGAVVSQYNRQQNQQSDSQRAEQQRKKQAQQQAEELQQKQAAEQQRLKALEKERLAAQETAKEEAKQQAEQQKAAEDAAKQAQEQQKTAEAAAAKAKADAKAQADAQAKATAEQAKQAAAEAKKQADQQAKAAAAAAAKEKAVAEAKAKSEADAKAAAEAKVKAAADAKAKAAEEAKEKAAEAKEKAAEAAKEKAAEAAKEKAEAAKEAAKEKAEAAKEAAKEKAEAAAKAKADAAAKAKADAAAKAKADAKAKAAADAANDSDVDDLLGGLTSGKNAPKSGTSGGAAGQGNQKKAGASGAEINSYMGQVVSAIQSRFYDADLYRGKTCDLRIKLAPDGLLIDVKSEGGDPALCQAAIAAAKQARIPKPPSQAVYEVFKNAPMRFKPQ; this is encoded by the coding sequence GTGTCGAAGGCAACCGAGCAAAACGAGAAGTTAAAGCGCGCGATAATCATTTCGGTGATTCTGCATATCGTGTTGATCGCGCTGCTGATTTGGAGCTCGTTTAATGAGCACGTTGACCCCAGCAGTGCGGGTGGCGGAGGCAGCGATATTGATGCTGTGATGGTCGATCCCGGTGCCGTCGTGAGTCAATACAATCGTCAGCAGAACCAGCAAAGCGACAGCCAGCGGGCTGAGCAGCAGCGTAAAAAGCAGGCGCAGCAGCAGGCGGAAGAGCTGCAACAGAAACAGGCTGCTGAACAACAGCGTCTGAAAGCGCTGGAAAAAGAGCGTTTAGCCGCGCAGGAAACCGCGAAAGAAGAGGCTAAACAGCAGGCTGAGCAGCAGAAAGCGGCAGAAGACGCCGCTAAACAGGCTCAGGAACAGCAGAAAACGGCCGAAGCGGCAGCAGCTAAAGCCAAAGCCGATGCGAAAGCCCAGGCGGATGCCCAGGCCAAAGCGACCGCCGAGCAGGCAAAGCAGGCCGCGGCTGAAGCAAAGAAGCAGGCTGATCAGCAGGCGAAAGCCGCTGCTGCCGCTGCGGCAAAAGAGAAAGCCGTTGCGGAAGCGAAGGCAAAGTCTGAAGCGGATGCAAAAGCGGCGGCTGAGGCCAAAGTGAAGGCGGCTGCGGATGCCAAAGCTAAAGCCGCCGAAGAAGCGAAAGAGAAAGCCGCAGAAGCGAAAGAAAAAGCTGCTGAGGCAGCAAAAGAGAAAGCCGCTGAAGCCGCTAAAGAAAAAGCCGAAGCCGCCAAAGAAGCTGCCAAAGAGAAAGCTGAGGCGGCGAAAGAGGCCGCTAAAGAGAAGGCGGAAGCGGCTGCTAAGGCGAAAGCCGATGCGGCCGCCAAAGCGAAAGCCGATGCTGCCGCGAAAGCCAAAGCAGATGCCAAAGCGAAAGCTGCCGCCGATGCGGCCAATGACAGCGATGTTGATGATTTGCTGGGTGGACTCACTTCCGGTAAAAATGCACCGAAAAGCGGCACCTCAGGTGGCGCAGCGGGGCAGGGCAACCAGAAGAAAGCGGGGGCATCGGGCGCTGAGATCAACTCCTACATGGGTCAGGTGGTGAGTGCGATTCAGAGCCGATTCTACGATGCCGATCTGTATCGCGGAAAAACCTGTGATTTGCGGATTAAACTTGCGCCTGATGGCTTGTTGATTGATGTTAAGTCAGAGGGTGGTGATCCCGCGCTCTGCCAGGCCGCGATTGCTGCTGCCAAACAGGCACGTATTCCGAAGCCGCCTTCTCAGGCGGTCTACGAAGTGTTTAAAAACGCGCCGATGCGTTTTAAACCGCAATAA